A stretch of the Symmachiella macrocystis genome encodes the following:
- a CDS encoding SGNH/GDSL hydrolase family protein, whose product MKRFPRLFLMMLMAALFAPCIPAMADELPAPVTKLDLQDGDTLVFLGDSITHQCLYTQYVEDYFYTRYPKLRINFHNAGVGGAKALDALARFDRDVAAYKPKYVTVLLGMNDGRYVPYNEEIFQTYRKDMQEVVQRIRDAGATPILMTPTMFDSRAVRLNPKRLEATPAERLELYNSVLAYYGTWLREIAVKNGDGFVDMWSPLNHLTLQQRDTDPNFTMIPDAVHPGPAGQLVMAYAILSDMNAKKGVSNINITINPKGKAKARAAGGEVANLEFADDTLSFEWTAKSLPWVLPTDAEVAVKLLKLGHRMSREALSVHGLPPGKYELSIDGEVVGSYRSQGLARHIELQANDKTPQYQQALKVAMLNKKRNEGPVRSLRGEWSKFQQLDRQQRALKADPDNEKLAKLVAGIEAKVAGMEERVVAHEKAAQEIEEQIFAANVPPTRKYVLKRVK is encoded by the coding sequence ATGAAACGGTTCCCGCGACTGTTTTTGATGATGTTGATGGCAGCACTGTTTGCGCCCTGCATTCCGGCAATGGCCGATGAGCTACCGGCTCCAGTGACGAAGCTCGATCTACAGGATGGGGACACACTGGTATTTCTCGGTGACAGCATCACGCATCAATGTTTGTACACACAGTACGTCGAGGATTATTTCTACACCCGTTACCCCAAGCTGCGAATCAATTTTCACAATGCCGGCGTGGGAGGAGCAAAAGCCCTCGATGCGTTGGCCCGTTTTGACCGGGATGTCGCCGCTTACAAACCCAAATACGTGACCGTATTGCTCGGTATGAACGACGGAAGATACGTCCCCTACAACGAAGAGATTTTCCAGACCTACCGCAAAGACATGCAAGAGGTCGTCCAGCGAATTCGCGATGCCGGTGCGACGCCGATCCTCATGACCCCCACCATGTTTGATTCCCGCGCCGTCCGACTCAATCCCAAACGTCTCGAAGCCACGCCGGCGGAACGGTTGGAATTGTACAACTCGGTGCTCGCTTATTACGGCACATGGTTGCGCGAAATTGCTGTCAAAAATGGCGACGGATTTGTGGATATGTGGAGCCCGCTGAATCACCTCACGTTGCAGCAGCGCGACACGGATCCCAACTTCACCATGATCCCCGACGCCGTTCATCCCGGCCCAGCGGGACAATTGGTGATGGCCTATGCGATTCTGAGTGACATGAACGCGAAAAAGGGCGTTTCCAACATCAACATCACTATCAATCCCAAAGGCAAAGCCAAGGCCAGAGCGGCCGGGGGCGAAGTCGCCAATCTCGAGTTCGCCGACGATACGCTCTCCTTTGAGTGGACGGCCAAAAGTCTACCCTGGGTGCTGCCTACCGACGCAGAAGTCGCCGTCAAACTGCTCAAATTGGGACACCGCATGAGCCGCGAAGCCTTGTCTGTCCATGGACTCCCGCCGGGGAAATATGAATTGTCGATCGATGGGGAAGTCGTCGGCAGCTATCGCAGTCAAGGACTGGCGCGGCACATTGAATTGCAAGCCAATGACAAGACACCGCAATATCAACAGGCACTGAAAGTCGCCATGTTGAACAAAAAACGCAACGAAGGCCCCGTCCGCTCATTGCGCGGAGAATGGAGCAAGTTTCAACAACTGGATCGTCAACAACGCGCGTTGAAGGCCGATCCGGATAATGAAAAACTGGCCAAACTGGTTGCCGGGATCGAAGCCAAGGTCGCCGGAATGGAAGAACGAGTGGTGGCCCACGAAAAGGCCGCTCAGGAGATTGAGGAGCAAATTTTCGCCGCCAATGTTCCTCCAACCCGCAAGTATGTGCTGAAACGGGTTAAATAG
- a CDS encoding tetratricopeptide repeat protein, with product MAVRLQTDGMSRKLFTQQLGGWRCALVAWMIIGLGGCRWMHNLVPGNQARESQTAAADMSRSTHGDGTANRASMHADNPDAYVRSAEKAMQQEQYAEAERHVARALELNPNSGPAWALKGQLEEHSGQDAEAISAYHRAVSCDVQNSEAALRLAAIQIDHGRAARSAPVLRQVIHCPMSSEEQKSRAQWLLGVAYVRTARWKQAIPALDAGARTRDMSSDDWYLVAMARFRASDFTGARRDIERQLALHPGHNGFASLLDDLNYTESRRGEILPATNFEVPEESPAISSPPLSP from the coding sequence GTGGCGGTCCGATTGCAGACCGATGGAATGTCTCGCAAGCTGTTTACACAACAGCTGGGTGGTTGGCGCTGCGCGCTGGTGGCGTGGATGATCATTGGGTTGGGCGGTTGTCGTTGGATGCACAATCTGGTGCCGGGCAATCAGGCGCGCGAATCACAAACTGCTGCGGCTGATATGTCGCGTTCGACACACGGCGACGGAACGGCGAATCGTGCGTCGATGCATGCGGACAATCCCGACGCCTACGTCCGTTCGGCAGAAAAGGCTATGCAGCAAGAGCAATACGCCGAGGCAGAGCGACACGTTGCCCGTGCTTTGGAATTAAACCCGAACAGTGGGCCGGCCTGGGCGCTCAAAGGGCAACTCGAAGAACACTCGGGGCAGGATGCGGAAGCCATCAGTGCCTATCATCGTGCGGTGTCGTGCGACGTGCAGAATTCGGAGGCGGCGTTGCGTTTGGCAGCGATTCAGATCGACCACGGCCGCGCAGCCCGTTCGGCGCCGGTACTGCGACAGGTCATCCATTGCCCCATGTCGTCCGAGGAACAAAAGTCGCGCGCACAATGGTTGTTGGGTGTGGCCTACGTACGGACGGCCCGTTGGAAGCAGGCGATACCTGCGCTGGATGCGGGAGCGCGGACGCGCGACATGTCTTCCGATGATTGGTATCTCGTCGCGATGGCGAGATTTCGAGCAAGCGATTTCACCGGTGCGCGCCGTGATATTGAAAGACAATTGGCATTGCATCCCGGGCACAACGGGTTTGCATCGCTGTTGGACGATTTGAACTATACGGAATCAAGGCGCGGGGAAATCCTTCCGGCTACCAATTTCGAGGTGCCGGAAGAATCGCCCGCGATATCCTCGCCCCCGCTCTCGCCATGA
- a CDS encoding tetratricopeptide repeat protein — translation MDSGTPPFSQATQPKRDEQHTATENSYLETSATAPRNADVRFQLAQTCETQGRTVEALAHYGEVIRIDAQHLNGHLGRAKLLHINGRVHDAAADYRRILKFAPVHPTALVGLAHIAIQDGRLDDAAQSLQTALEHHPGFAFAHHSLGRVRKAMGDFSNSAVSFQRATELAPQSVESYTELAAVYEKLGQAADAETTYRAALDNATPNGAIWNGLGLLLLADERNSEAADCFRAGLEINPEFPQAANNLGLALNKLGDPEAAIEAFRNARRGLPRSADVLSNLAHAYLTVGQLDDAEQSCRAALIIDPCHVPTLSNGGQIALRRGAAERARAFFQQAVNLSPNFAEGHNNLGTALYALNHDDEAAASFGTCISLNPQHVEAHYNRALANFRCGQSDAAWPDYQWRWQRSGARRPQLSIPEWKGEALGGKTLLVYGEQGVGDELMLASCYAEIIGQAKACVLVCESRLVELFARSFPGTTVIATRDAESFLASGRIGPVDFQTAAGELPRYSATSLGNGPASAAFLQPDAAQVRNWSDRFAQLNAKFCVGISWRGGAAADDRQRRSTTLSQWQPLLVQRDIAFINLQYGDCRDELERLRQQYGFVVHDWDDANPLVDLDNFAAQIAALDLVISVDNSTVHMAGGLGVPTWVALPHSADWRWGTTGTCSYWYESLRLFRRETDAAWSETFRKMAQELAELDKRACRRAGNKV, via the coding sequence ATGGACAGCGGAACCCCACCATTCTCGCAGGCAACGCAGCCGAAGCGCGATGAACAACATACAGCTACCGAAAACAGTTATCTTGAAACGTCGGCCACTGCTCCTCGCAATGCCGATGTGCGATTTCAGTTGGCGCAAACCTGCGAAACCCAGGGCCGGACTGTCGAAGCCTTGGCGCATTATGGCGAAGTGATTCGAATTGATGCCCAACATCTCAACGGACATCTCGGGCGGGCCAAGCTATTGCATATCAATGGCCGCGTGCATGATGCCGCCGCCGATTACCGCCGCATCCTAAAATTTGCGCCGGTGCATCCGACCGCCCTTGTTGGTTTGGCTCACATTGCCATTCAGGACGGACGACTCGACGACGCGGCACAGTCGCTGCAGACTGCCTTAGAGCATCATCCCGGTTTCGCCTTCGCGCACCACAGTTTGGGGCGCGTCCGCAAAGCGATGGGAGATTTCTCGAATTCCGCCGTATCGTTTCAACGAGCCACGGAGTTGGCGCCTCAGTCCGTCGAAAGTTATACCGAATTGGCCGCTGTCTATGAGAAACTGGGACAAGCCGCGGACGCCGAAACGACCTACCGGGCAGCGCTAGACAATGCGACTCCGAACGGTGCCATCTGGAACGGCCTGGGCTTGCTATTACTGGCCGATGAACGAAACAGCGAGGCAGCGGATTGCTTTCGCGCCGGCTTGGAAATCAATCCCGAGTTTCCTCAAGCGGCTAACAATCTCGGCTTGGCGCTCAATAAACTTGGCGATCCTGAGGCGGCCATCGAAGCGTTTCGCAACGCGCGTCGCGGTCTCCCCAGATCAGCCGATGTACTGAGCAATTTGGCGCATGCCTATCTCACAGTGGGACAACTCGACGATGCCGAACAATCCTGCCGCGCTGCTTTGATCATCGATCCCTGCCATGTCCCCACGCTCTCCAACGGAGGGCAGATCGCGCTGCGTCGTGGCGCGGCCGAACGAGCCCGCGCGTTTTTTCAACAAGCCGTCAATCTGTCGCCCAATTTTGCAGAGGGACACAATAATCTGGGGACCGCCCTGTACGCACTGAATCACGACGATGAAGCTGCCGCCAGTTTTGGCACATGTATCTCGCTGAACCCGCAACACGTCGAGGCACATTACAACCGCGCGCTGGCGAATTTTCGCTGCGGCCAATCCGACGCTGCCTGGCCTGACTACCAGTGGCGCTGGCAGCGCAGCGGCGCGAGAAGACCCCAATTGTCCATCCCCGAATGGAAAGGGGAAGCGTTAGGTGGAAAGACATTGCTGGTCTATGGCGAACAAGGCGTTGGTGACGAACTGATGTTGGCCTCGTGCTATGCCGAGATCATTGGCCAGGCAAAGGCCTGCGTGCTGGTTTGTGAATCCCGGTTAGTAGAATTGTTCGCGCGCTCGTTCCCCGGTACGACGGTCATTGCCACACGCGATGCTGAGTCATTTCTCGCCAGCGGTCGTATCGGCCCGGTTGATTTCCAGACGGCGGCCGGTGAATTGCCGCGCTATTCAGCCACGAGCCTGGGAAACGGCCCTGCATCGGCCGCCTTCCTGCAACCCGATGCTGCTCAGGTCCGCAACTGGAGTGATCGGTTTGCGCAATTGAATGCCAAATTCTGTGTGGGCATCTCATGGCGGGGTGGGGCAGCGGCAGATGATCGGCAGCGGCGCTCCACGACGTTGTCGCAATGGCAACCGTTATTGGTGCAACGCGACATTGCCTTCATCAATTTGCAATACGGCGATTGCCGTGACGAACTGGAAAGATTACGGCAACAATACGGCTTCGTCGTGCACGACTGGGACGACGCGAACCCCCTTGTGGATCTCGACAATTTCGCCGCACAAATCGCCGCACTCGATTTGGTAATCTCCGTCGATAATTCCACCGTACACATGGCGGGCGGACTGGGAGTCCCCACTTGGGTGGCTCTCCCCCATTCCGCCGATTGGCGCTGGGGGACAACCGGGACGTGCAGTTATTGGTACGAATCCTTGCGACTGTTTCGTCGCGAAACAGATGCAGCCTGGAGTGAGACGTTCCGGAAGATGGCTCAGGAGTTGGCCGAACTCGACAAGCGGGCTTGTCGCCGAGCGGGGAACAAAGTTTAA